A single window of Danio rerio strain Tuebingen ecotype United States chromosome 15, GRCz12tu, whole genome shotgun sequence DNA harbors:
- the LOC101884422 gene encoding uncharacterized protein — MLIIFLNLTAESARVTQRWMDELIILLRERNIPETTIKRLEEDKIDVSVLLLMTDDQMRSYFPSYGDRLAVMGFCRRQEREPTCRKSKLFERLKSKLTKRQKPDNSQTETQNTTKKHSQRTVRKIEMGWMHHDGQGFVQMRAKKGGGTRKLSVPKEWKREELIEEAIRLFFPNGKNSHGSISEFKLDLTNYQEVSLDAESTVGEMYNASKLTMMRFYLTTKKVEREVETESEEEMSDQMENFHSNNQDQSLPSTSSGMNDFFPSEMDVIYVDSPVNDTASPFHSTEDHIADDDLNVSFQSSLVTLPDYLDSSNVVTVLTGDIIGIDEQNLDDTLPLSPEPIAPQKKILVVHRGQIFSELIAHFCDETLIHTQSEVEVKLLLPNGQFEMGHDVGGVFRDCLSEFWQEFYDQCTLGNNFKVPFLRHDFGKEKWESVARIILFGWKKEKYLPIKLAPVILQQAIQGSVKSDLIENFLKYVSENECALLESCRKDFCSADQEELLETLDNYSCRRIPTNENFKQILEELAHKTLIQEPAYVLEQWACILGPLRKDLEEIEDVYCALQPTVRKIVQSLKFPETMNVQQKDISKHLTTYLRECDAKRQSLFLRFCTGSDLFIGKAITVDFTDLKGFERRPVAHTCGCFLRLSVHYDNYPDFRSEMNKVLESNIWVMDIV; from the coding sequence attgATGTCAGTGTCCTACTGTTAATGACTGATGATCAGATGAGAAGCTATTTTCCTTCATATGGAGACAGACTGGCCGTGATGGGATTTTGTAGGAGGCAAGAAAGAGAACCAACTTGCAGGAAGTCAAAGCTGTTTGAGCGCCTCaaatcaaaactgaccaaaagACAAAAACCTGACAATTCACAAACAGAAACccaaaatactacaaaaaaacATTCTCAGCGTACTGTAAGAAAAATTGAAATGGGGTGGATGCACCATGATGGTCAGGGCTTTGTTCAAATGAGAGCAAAAAAAGGAGGGGGAACAAGGAAGTTGAGTGTTCCAAAAGAATGGAAAAGGGAAGAGCTGATTGAGGAGGCAATTCGTCTgttttttccaaatggaaaaaattCTCATGGGAGTATTTCTGAGTTTAAATTGGATCTAACAAATTATCAGGAAGTGTCACTAGATGCAGAATCTACAGTGGGGGAAATGTATAATGCATCCAAACTCACAATGATGAGGTTCTACTTGACAACAAAAAAGGTGGAGAgggaagtggaaacagaaagtgAAGAGGAAATGTCAGATCAAATGGAGAACTTTCACAGTAATAACCAGGATCAAAGCCTTCCCTCTACTTCCAGTGGGATGAATGACTTCTTTCCTTCAGAGATGGATGTAATTTATGTAGATAGTCCGGTTAATGACACTGCATCTCCCTTTCATTCCACAGAGGATCATATTGCAGATGATGACCTGAATGTATCTTTTCAAAGTTCTTTAGTGACCTTGCCAGATTACTTAGATTCAAGCAATGTAGTAACAGTACTCACTGGTGACATCATTGGAATAGATGAACAAAACTTAGATGACACTTTGCCGCTGAGCCCAGAACCCATTGCTCCACAGAAAAAAATCCTTGTTGTTCATCGTGGACAAATATTTTCAGAGCTCATTGCCCATTTCTGTGATGAAACCCTTATTCATACACAGAGTGAAGTAGAAGTGAAGCTGCTGCTCCCAAATGGACAGTTTGAGATGGGTCATGATGTTGGTGGAGTGTTTAGGGATTGCCTATCAGAGTTCTGGCAGGAATTTTATGATCAGTGCACATTGGGGAACAATTTTAAAGTTCCCTTTCTTCGACATGACTTTGGCAAAGAAAAGTGGGAAAGTGTGGCCCGAATAATTTTGTTCGGCTGGAAGAAAGAGAAATATCTCCCAATAAAACTTGCACCTGTCATCCTCCAGCAAGCAATACAGGGATCTGTGAAAAGTGATCTGATTGAGAACTTTTTGAAGTATGTCTCAGAAAACGAGTGTGCTTTGTTAGAAAGCTGCAGAAAAGACTTCTGTAGTGCAGACCAGGAGGAATTGCTTGAGACCTTAGACAACTACAGTTGTCGAAGAATTCCAACAAATGAAAACTTCAAGCAAATTTTGGAAGAACTGGCTCACAAAACTCTCATTCAAGAGCCTGCTTATGTTCTTGAACAGTGGGCATGCATACTTGGACCTCTGAGGAAGGACCTTGAGGAAATTGAAGATGTGTACTGTGCATTACAACCAACAGTGAGGAAAATTGTGCAATCTCTCAAATTTCCTGAAACAATGAATGTACAGCAAAaggacatttcaaagcacttgacAACTTACTTGAGGGAGTGTGATGCAAAACGGCAGTCTCTGTTTCTTCGATTCTGTACTGGATCAGATTTGTTTATAGGCAAAGCTATAACAGTTGATTTCACAGACCTTAAAGGGTTTGAGAGAAGACCAGTGGCGCACACATGTGGCTGTTTTCTGAGGCTTTCAGTGCACTATGACAACTACCCTGATTTCAGATCTGAAATGAACAAAGTCCTTGAAAGCAACATCTGGGTCATGGACATAGTTTAG